ACTTTCACTTAGCCCTTACTTCATATAGCCGCCCTTCATAGGGGATACGGCGTGTTTTGCAAAGATATTGAGTACACCCGTGGCATACTTTTCAGCTCTAGGCTTCCAAAGCTTTTGACGCTCCGCAAGTACAGCGTCTACTTCTTCTGGCGCAAGCGCCACACCTTTAATTCCGATAATGCGCAGGATTCTTTTTTCAATATCTATCTCTATTAAATCATCCTCTTCGACGAGTGCGATAGGGCCGCCCTCTGCAGCTTCCGGCGATATATGTCCAACAGCTGGTCCTCTTGAGGCACCTGAGAATCTGCCGTCTGTGAGCAGTGCAACCTGTGTGCCTAATTCTTCATCTGATGAGATTGCCTCCGTGGTATAGAACATCTCTGGCATACCACTGCCTTTTGGCCCTTCGTACCGGATGATAACCGCATCGCCCGGACGGATGACTTTCTTAAGTACCGCATTAAGCGCCTCTTCTTCTGAATCAAAAGGTTTTGCTTTTAAGATCGCCTTATGCATCTCTTTAGGTACCGCACTATGCTTAACCACAGCCCCATCCGGTGCAAGATTGCCTCTTAAAATCGCTACCGTACCCTTTTTCCCAATCGCCTCTTCGAACGGACGAATAACATCTGTGCGCTTAAGCCCCGTTTTTTCAAGATAGCTGCTGCACTTTTCATAAAAACCATTCTGTTTTAAGTCTTCTAAGTTTTCACCCAGCGTCTTGCCTGTTACCGTCATCACATCCAGATGAAGCATACTTTTGATCTCTTCCATAACAGCCGGAACGCCCCCCGCATAATAAAAATACTCTGCTGGCCACTTGCCTGCCGGGCGGATATCTAATAGATAATGGGCATTTTGGTGAAGGGTATCAAACATCTGTGCATCAAGCTCCAACCCAAACTCATGGGCAATCGCCGGTATATGCAGCAACGAATTGGTAGATCCCGAGATAGCAGCATGCACCATAATCGCATTTTCAAAAGACTTCATCATTACCATATCTCTTGGCTTTAAGCCCATTTTCGCAAGCTTAACCGCTTGTTCACCAGCTTGCCCTGCGATAACTTTCAAGTCTTCACAAGTGGCAGGCATCAATGAACTCCCTGGCAGCATAAGCCCCAGAGCTTCTGCCATAATCTGCATAGTAGCAGCTGTTCCCATAAACGAACACGCCCCACAGGATGGACAAGCCTGATGTTTATATTGTGTAAGTTCCTCTTCTGTAATTTCACCACGCTGGTGCATCGCACTATAAGTTCCGATCTGTTCCAAAGTTAAAAGATTAGGCCCCGCTTCCATGACGCCTCCGGTAATCATTATCGATGGAATATTTACCCTTCCGATCCCCATCAAGTGTGCCGGCATCCCTTTATCACAGCTCGCTACAAATACCGCCGCATCGAAGGGTGTCGCCCCTGCATGAATTTCAATCATGTTGGCAATCATATCCCTTGAAACAAGGGAATAGTTGATCCCATCGTGCCCTTGTGCAATCCCATCACAGATATCTGTTGTAAAGTAACGCGCAGCCTTGCCACCCGCCTCATTAACCGACGCAGCCGCGGCATTTACAAACTCCAGTAAATGCGCACTACCCGGGTGACTATCTCCAAATGTACTTTCTATCATAATCTGCGGCTTCGCTAAGTCTTCCACGCTCCATCCCATACCTATTTTAAGCGGATCCATCTCCGGAGCTATTTTACGTATTTCTTGACTATTCATAGATATCCTCCCTTTTATAACGCTCAACTATAATGTCGTTTATGTATACCCAAAACACGTCTGATGTATTTTATACAGACATCATATCACTTATCCTTTATAACGTCAATATTTTTAGTTAATTTTAGCGTTAATCACTAATAAAGATTCATTTTTATATACTATTTAACTAATTTTATTCTTTCCAAACTTCAAAATACATCTCACGTATCAGACGTTAAAAGTATAATTTTTTATCTAAATCTTGATTTTTCAAGTCAAAAAGTCATCAGACGTATACATCTGATGACTTTTTGACTACCTATAATTTTCATTACTTATATTTTATCGCTTATACTTCTTGCAAATTATACTTTCTTTTAGCATTGATACCTTTTTTGGCAGCATTTACCCTATATTTAGAACAGCTTATTATACTCATTACCCTAGGAAAAGTGCTGTACAATCATCGCTCCTTTTTAGCCTTGGGAACTTCTCACACTCCGGATCCGCAGCCTGAAGCTCGCATAATTCAGCATAAGCCGCTTGCAGTCCATTAGCACTTACAAAGCTTATCAATTCCCTTTCATTCCGAAACTTATAAAATACATCTTGAATCTGGGAGAAGCCATCTGACATCATTAGTACTTCCATTTTATCTTCAACAGGGATTTGCCCTTGAAGTCCATGAGCTATAGCTTCTTTATCAAATCCTAAAATCCAATAACCCTCTTTTGTATTTTTAAGCTCTCTATTTTTTCTAAGAAGAGGCATCAGCTCTTGTCTGATCTTAGAAAATTGCAGCCCCTTCCGCTGCAGCTTTTTCAGCTCCCGAACAGCAAGGCTGTCAAACTTACCGATCTTATCATCTATCAGATAATGCACCTGTTCCCCCAAGCTTATCAGAATGCTGCAATCTCCTAACACAAAGTATTCAATCACCCCGTCCTGACATTCTCTTATCAGCGCAATAGCTGCCGAAGGCATTCCCAGATTGCTTATATGTCTCGCATCTGCAAATGAATCATATTGCTTTTTTATAAAAGCCATCCCCTCACTAAGAATATCAGGTATACTTCTGGTACAATCCAAAATCTTATCTCGCAAATATTTATCCCACTGCGACACATACCACTGTGCATCACTGGCCCCCGTTGTTACTTTATGCGCCACAAGCCCTGATGAGCCATCCAATATCCAAGCAGCACGCCCCCAGTAAGTCCCTATATCTTCATTAACATCCGCCTGTGTTTTTGTTATTCTACCTCTCAGCCCAAGCCCCATCCCATCTCCTCCAAATCCTATTTCCCCTCCGCTATGATTTTCAACCTCTACTTTAAAGCAAGCATTTTTATCACGCTTACTAGTAGTCCCTCATACGCTTTTCTAAATTTCTGCGGTTATACGCCAAATGCAGCAGCATTGCATCATGAGCTTTATTAGGCTGACGGCTTTTTATCGCCTCTAAAATCTCTCTATGGGTTTGTATTGTCTCTTCTTTAAGCATACTGTGTGTGAGATCTATAAAGAGTGCAATAGCTGTATTGATAATCGGAATAAGATTGGGCATCACCAAGTTTTTGCTGCTGCTTGCAATACAAGTATGAAACTCTACATCTTTAGCCACATGATTTTCTCCCGCACGTATCAACATCTCCACCTCTTCACACAGCTTTGTCATCTGAGCTATATCCGCGTCCGTTGCATTCATCGCTGCTAAGGATGCAATACGAGGTTCTATCATAAAACGAATTTCAATTAAATCCAGCGCCAGCTTATGCTTGTCCTTAAAAAAGGTTAGCCCCAGCGGGTCATCTGCAACGCCAAGCTTCTGAGAAATAAACGTCCCAGCCCCTCGTCTAATCTCCAAAATATTCCGAGATATTAAAGCCTTAATAGCCTCTCTCACAGTACTTCGACCTACCCCGAGACGCGTTGCCAAATCATACTCATTAGGGAGCTTGTCACCTACATTTAAATCTTGATCTATAATAAAATTAAGAATCTCCTCCGAGACAGTTTCTGCAAGAGATCTATTATTTTGACTTATCTCCTCAGTCATCCTCCCACCTCATTTCTAACTCTTATTATATCCAACATTCTAAGAATTACAATAAGTTTCTAAGTACTTTAAGCGCCTTTCCCTTGCGAAATTCTGCGCTCTTATACTTAAGTGCCACCTCCCCCGCTATCTGCTTAAGAGGCACATCGTGCAAATAATACCTGGTCACAATAAGTTGATCTATCGCATCCATACAAGCCAGTGCCCGAAGTATTTCTTCAACTAAAAGTTTATCTTCAACCTGCTTAGCCAGATCTATTTGTTCATCCGGCTTTTGTGTAACCTGATAATAAGCCTCTTCATCCAAACTCAATATTTCTCTTTTCTTACGGTTTTGATTTGCCCGCCATCCATAGAGCTGTATTTTATAATAACTCTCAAAAGGCACACCTAAATCTTTATCAAACTTGTCCAAGCATTTAACAAGCAGTAAATAACACTCCTGTTCTAAGTCTTCCTTTTCATAGCCAGAAAGAGAAGTCTGTCTCACAAACTTTTTCCATAAAGGGGTAAGTTTTATCCACCATTCATAAGAGCTTTTTAACACTCTCTCATCCATGTCTAACCTTTCTTGCTGCAGCTCCTTTTTGTATTTGCGCAGCTCAAGAATAGCATGTATGACTAAATGGATAAAATGAGGTGTTTCGATTTCTATAACTATACTTTTCAAAACTCCCCAACAAACTACCCACTTCTCCTATATATTTAAATAGTTCTACCACTATATTCCATTTCATACTCGTATTAAATAAAAATTTAAATATTGAAAAAACTCTATACTTAATATATAATAGAACATATGTTCGATTAACAAAGGAGGATCTTCTATGCTCTACATTCAATTCGCTGCACTTATCCCTTTTTATGACGCCTATGGTCAAAATTCAACGTGCGTTTTACTTAAAGATGGTGGAAAGGAATACTTTAACTGTTCCGTTAAAACTTATATAAACAATATGCTCTACGAACTTCACCTTGATCCAAAGGCCGTAAGCTTTTGGACTTCTAAAATAATCGGCACCAAGCTTAATACACCGCTTATCATCGACGAATCTCTGGTGCTACTGCCTGTTAAATTTCGCAAAAGCATCGGCAAACAAGATGGCTGCTTTGGCTATGTCAATCAGGCTTTTATCACCGCCATAGATGATCATAGCCTCACCTTATCAAGTGGTGAAACAGTACCGACCTTGTCCCGTAAATCCTATATTACAAAAAAACAAAAAGACGCAGCTCTCCTTAGCTACGCCTATACCGATTATAAAAAACAATATGAATTTATGTGGAAAAAATAAGGCGCAGCACCTGTAAACTGCGCCCAAGCTTTTTTAACCATCCGACCGATTTGTTAACATTCTGCACTTACCTATTAACCCCCATCAACCACCTACTTACTCAGACTCCTAAATGCCTCCCTCTACCCTAAGAGAAGTGCTGACCTTGGCTCATTTGTTCTTTCAACATTTGGCATCTCTATGCCTTAGCCGGCAGCTCCCTTCTCTTATACGTATCCCCATGTAAGCATTTATCGTATTCTGCACGCTGAATTTTGTCCTTGTTCTTTAAATGTATCATGCACTATGTTGTGCTATGTACTATATACTGTATACTTCTCCTATTATTTTTAGTTTATGATTCTTAAAAGATGCGCATTCGTAGTCCTAGTCTATGTTATTGCTTTACATACTTGTATCTTTTTAGCTGCACTCATCCTTTAGTGCACGTTTTATGCTTAAGTATATAAAATTTTGATATACTGCCTTTTATAATGTATTGTGTGTCTCATAGCTATTCTAGTTTCTTAATTATGCCGATTCTCTCTTGTTCTAACTTACTATTTTAAAAATCTAACTTGTATCCAAAAGCCAAGTGCCATGCAGGTCATTTTCATTTTGCTTTTTAAAAACATAGTCTACAAATGCCTCCCGTACCTTAAAAGTCCCATCGGGACATACTAGGTTCTGAAGAACATGTCTTTCTTTGGTTTGTTCGCCAACAGATTCAGCTTCAGTATGCATCACTTCTGTCCGCAATATTGTAACAAACATGCCTATAAGAGGCAGTACAAAAAAGATCGTCCCAAACAAAAACTCTATTAGCATATCATTCTCCCCTATCATAGTTGTTTTTATGAATAACCATATACTCTACCTGTGTTATTTTTACAGATAAACAGAATTGTATATTTATTCATAATAGTTATATATATACAATATAAGTATTTTTAACTTACTTATTATATTTTTTAAATTTGCTTTTATCTTTTAACTTTTTTCCACTGCCCGGCCGGCTGTAATATAGTTATACACCACATATTTTATAAAATCAACCCTTTTTTCTAATTTTTTCCAATTAGTTTTTGAGGATTTAAAGCCTTTAAGCTAATCTCCTACTTGCATCATTCCATGCATTAATATTCACTTTACCCCTTGTTTAACCAAAACAGCCTCAAGTACTAAAAGCTTTAACTAAAAGCTTTAGCACTTGAGGCTGCTTTGATAATTGATCTAGGATTTATTTGGGTTTATTTAGCTCTGCTATGGATAATTTCTACTTTTACATCTTGCTTTTCATAGTTATCTGTTAAGATATCCAGTTTATTCTCTATACGTTCAAAGCGCTTTTCGTGTTGTGTATAACCATCAAATAATGCCCCAAATTTGTCATCCATCTTATTTTCAATTCTGATAACATCCTGTTTGAGGCTGGTCACATCCTGCTTTAAGATAGTTACATCTTCTTTTAAGCTCGTCACATCTTGCTTTAAGATAGTTACATCTTCTTTTAAGCTCGTCACATCTTGCTTTAAGATAGTTACATCTTCTTTTAAGCTCGTCACATCTTGCTTTAAGATAGTTACATCTTCTTTTAAGCTCGTCACATCTTGCTTTAAGCCACTTACATCCTGCTTGAGCCCCGTCATATCTTCTTGTAAGATACTTATGTCTTGTCTGATCTCTCTAAAACCTTCTTGCATTTCTGTATAAATCTTACTCATAAACTCAAATACTTTATCTTCCACCAAGGTCACTCTCCTTATAGATATCCTCTGCCACATTAAACGATCATTATTACCAAACATATGAGTAAGCCATTCTCATCCTTCTTATCTCTATCATCATATCACGTGGCAATCATTATTTCAATGTAGCTTTTATCGAACATATGTTCTATATCAAGTATTGTCTTTATATTAAGATACTATACATACTTATTATAAAAAACGCACTTTCCTATTTCACGATAAAATCTCATTGAGCTTACCTCAATGAGATCTTTTATCAAATATTACCTTGCCAACTCTATCAATATGTTCCTTTAACTCTTGAGCCAAAGATAACCACTCATAAATGTTTAATAAGTTTCCAAGCTCCTTATACGATCTACTTCTTGTTTAATACTATAGACAATGCGTTTACATTCTTCAAAATCTTGCTTTGAAACAATATGATAATCAGGGCCTGGATATCGCGTATCAAAATAATAGTTGCTTAAGTAAGCTAGATCCTTCATATCTAACTGGATAGTAGTAAGCGTGTTTTTTAGGGCCCTTCCTAATGTTTTTAGAGAATGAGTTCTTAAAATTTCTGTTATATCTTCTTCTATATAAAACTTTTCAATAAGACTTTTTAATAGTTTTTCTACTATTTGCTGACATAATGCAGCTGGCTGATTGTAGTAGCCCACATCCCCTATAGCTTCTAAATAACCAAGATCATTACGTGCGATATCATAATAACTATTGCCTGGTTTCATCGTCTATTCCTCCTCTCCAAATAACGATCCTATCCCGTAGTATATTCTCACAAAAAATACTCTCGGTATTATAAAATGTCTCATAATCACAAATCAGTACATCAATACCCCATTCTTTCGCTTCTTCATAAAGTTCTCCCTTTTCTATAGAATGCGGCATAGATGTATAGAGCACGTATACATCTATATCACTGGTTGCTTTACTTTCATGGCGTGCATAGCTCCCATATATCCCTATCTCAATAGGGTTTGTCTCTATCAATTTTGGCAAAAACCCTTCCAGCTTCTCTTCCTGACGCTGACGAAGTAATTCCTTTATTTTTAGGAGCTCTTGCGACGTATCCAAAAACATCTCCCCCTCATCTTTACACTTCTATTTTCTTTTAGTATACCCTAACTTTTTCTCTCATAAAAGCATTAAAACTATCTTTATTCAAAAAGTTTATTTTCTATTTTCTTTAGGGAATCTCTTTTTCAAGACATATATCATATTAGGAATACATACATACCAAATCAGCATGTGCCTTATGATACTACCAAAGATCTTTTAACAGTTATTGACCACAGCATTTTTTATATTTTTTTCCGCTATTGCAGGGACACTTTTCATTTCTGCCAATCTTATGTACCGTGCTTTGCAGTTTATAGTTAGGTATACCTATAGGCTCTTTTTGTAAAACATTCCAACACTTTTGCTTGCTTGCGACTGCCTTAAAGTACGCATTAAGCTTATTAGCCTGATCGACTTTATCCCGCGTATACTTTAACTTGTCCATCATTTCTTGAACGGCTAAGCTATCCTCTACGAGCTTAGCCGCAAAAGACATAATCGTTTCAGCACCTTCGATATGTTCTCTACCGAGTGCCTCATCAGCTAAACGCATAAGAATATCCCCTACCCCCTGTTTGATCTTAGGATATTTCACAGCTTGCTTGTAGGCTCTTTCAAGTACAACACAAACATCTTGTTCAAGTTCTTCCTTACATTGTTCCTGTAAATCTGCTGCCAGAAGGTTTAGCCGAAGTGATACTTCAAGCTCCCTTAAAGCTTTTTTATGCCAGCCCCGCATCAGATAAGCCGCGCCGAGCTCCTCTCTATAGAGCGCCTGGTGCGGATAGTTAAGTACTAGTTCTTCTAATAGTTTAATAGCTTTACCTCTTCTATCGTTATGTTGATAAGTTTTAGCCAAAACGTATTGTTCTCGGCTCTCTGCTTGTTTTTTCATTAGTTCACCTTTCCATATTTTCAATATTTTTCCAATATGTTACAAGTGTATCATATAATGTAAAAGAGTTCAACTTTTCATTCACCTTCTTATTCTATTATGGTATTTCAAGGAGCATAAGTAAGACTGCTTTCTGATGCACTATAGGTATATCCCCTATGATATCCGGGCATACTTAGAAAAAACTACGAAAAGGAGTCCTATTATGCATCATATTCTATTTATTTTACTGCTCATTCCGCTGCTGTCCGGCCTATATTCCTTGGCATCTCCCGTGACTCTTTTATGCAGTGTCGTACTATTAGTCTTCTTTGACCTTAAGAGAATCAAAGAAGTTTACTCTATCCTTTTTACTGCTGCTCTATGCTTCTTAGGGTTATTAGTACGCGTGTGCTATCTCCTTGTTTCCGAGCCGCCTTTAGCCATTCTTATTGATCTCACATGCAATATGCTCACCTGCAGCCTTACATTGGCAGTATTTATACTGATTAAGTTTATGATCTTTACTTATACACAGGATTAGGCAGGTTATAAATGTAACATTAACACAACCAAATAATAGATTATCATTATATCAAGCGCCTATGCCGTACTTAATGTTTATTTTCTATTTTCTTTAGGGAATCTCCTTTTTCAAGACATATATCATATTAGGAATACAAATTTATAGCAAAGATAAAAAGGAGAAATGATCACTATGTCTACCAAACACCTTAAATATTGTCCAGAACTCAACACCCTAATAGGAAGCGTCAATGCAACAATTGTCTTATTACAGCTAGAATATTGGTTTACAAAAATGGCAGCAGATCGATTTTATAAATTTCTAGATGCCTGCTCGCACGAACTCTATATGCCAGGAGACAGCTGGGTAGAAGAACTTGGCTTTAGCAAAAATGAATTTCGTACAGCTTTTTCAAAGATCGGCAAAGTCTATCAGTCTAAAAAAGCTTTTCAAGCAAGTAAGGATCTCTTTAGCGGCAAATACTACGCATCCTACTACGACCGAAGACGCGGGCTTACTTACTATATCCGAAATAATGCAAAATTAGATGTACTGTTTAAAAACACTTCCACCAAAAACTCAGCTTCTGACAATAAAACCACCGAATCCAAAAAACCAGCTTTACAAAAAACAAAAGATGAAACTTCTGCAAATCCAGAAACTTCATCTCCATTATCAGTAAATAACAACAAATTATTAACATCAGTAAAAAATACATACATACCAAATCCAAATGTGCCTTATGATACCATCAAGGATCTTTTTAACAGTTTTTGTCCTTCTTTCCCATCACTTACACTTCTTACGGACAAAAGAAAAGCTATGCTCAAAAAACTATGGTATAGT
This genomic window from Cellulosilyticum sp. I15G10I2 contains:
- a CDS encoding FadR/GntR family transcriptional regulator, whose translation is MTEEISQNNRSLAETVSEEILNFIIDQDLNVGDKLPNEYDLATRLGVGRSTVREAIKALISRNILEIRRGAGTFISQKLGVADDPLGLTFFKDKHKLALDLIEIRFMIEPRIASLAAMNATDADIAQMTKLCEEVEMLIRAGENHVAKDVEFHTCIASSSKNLVMPNLIPIINTAIALFIDLTHSMLKEETIQTHREILEAIKSRQPNKAHDAMLLHLAYNRRNLEKRMRDY
- a CDS encoding sigma-70 family RNA polymerase sigma factor, which translates into the protein MKSIVIEIETPHFIHLVIHAILELRKYKKELQQERLDMDERVLKSSYEWWIKLTPLWKKFVRQTSLSGYEKEDLEQECYLLLVKCLDKFDKDLGVPFESYYKIQLYGWRANQNRKKREILSLDEEAYYQVTQKPDEQIDLAKQVEDKLLVEEILRALACMDAIDQLIVTRYYLHDVPLKQIAGEVALKYKSAEFRKGKALKVLRNLL
- the ilvD gene encoding dihydroxy-acid dehydratase, whose translation is MSMNSQEIRKIAPEMDPLKIGMGWSVEDLAKPQIMIESTFGDSHPGSAHLLEFVNAAAASVNEAGGKAARYFTTDICDGIAQGHDGINYSLVSRDMIANMIEIHAGATPFDAAVFVASCDKGMPAHLMGIGRVNIPSIMITGGVMEAGPNLLTLEQIGTYSAMHQRGEITEEELTQYKHQACPSCGACSFMGTAATMQIMAEALGLMLPGSSLMPATCEDLKVIAGQAGEQAVKLAKMGLKPRDMVMMKSFENAIMVHAAISGSTNSLLHIPAIAHEFGLELDAQMFDTLHQNAHYLLDIRPAGKWPAEYFYYAGGVPAVMEEIKSMLHLDVMTVTGKTLGENLEDLKQNGFYEKCSSYLEKTGLKRTDVIRPFEEAIGKKGTVAILRGNLAPDGAVVKHSAVPKEMHKAILKAKPFDSEEEALNAVLKKVIRPGDAVIIRYEGPKGSGMPEMFYTTEAISSDEELGTQVALLTDGRFSGASRGPAVGHISPEAAEGGPIALVEEDDLIEIDIEKRILRIIGIKGVALAPEEVDAVLAERQKLWKPRAEKYATGVLNIFAKHAVSPMKGGYMK
- a CDS encoding tetratricopeptide repeat protein; translation: MKKQAESREQYVLAKTYQHNDRRGKAIKLLEELVLNYPHQALYREELGAAYLMRGWHKKALRELEVSLRLNLLAADLQEQCKEELEQDVCVVLERAYKQAVKYPKIKQGVGDILMRLADEALGREHIEGAETIMSFAAKLVEDSLAVQEMMDKLKYTRDKVDQANKLNAYFKAVASKQKCWNVLQKEPIGIPNYKLQSTVHKIGRNEKCPCNSGKKYKKCCGQ
- a CDS encoding HEPN domain-containing protein; this encodes MKPGNSYYDIARNDLGYLEAIGDVGYYNQPAALCQQIVEKLLKSLIEKFYIEEDITEILRTHSLKTLGRALKNTLTTIQLDMKDLAYLSNYYFDTRYPGPDYHIVSKQDFEECKRIVYSIKQEVDRIRSLETY
- a CDS encoding nucleotidyltransferase family protein, translated to MDTSQELLKIKELLRQRQEEKLEGFLPKLIETNPIEIGIYGSYARHESKATSDIDVYVLYTSMPHSIEKGELYEEAKEWGIDVLICDYETFYNTESIFCENILRDRIVIWRGGIDDETRQ